From the Papaver somniferum cultivar HN1 chromosome 2, ASM357369v1, whole genome shotgun sequence genome, the window TTGAATATGCTAATCGATTGCTGTTATGGAGGTTTCTGAAACTATATTTGGAAGAGGGTTTATTCAGCAtacatttttgaaaattaatGGTGATTTTCGACTATCACCGTCGTCGATACTGGTAACTTTTTTTGGTGATTAAGACGGGATAATGGTGTTTACTGGTAACTACAAATCGCCCAAACAGAGGAGAGAGGGAGGAGGTTTTTCTTAATGAAGGTCGTCCTAATTTTTCGGAGCCCGAACCTTATATATTATATGTTTGTTGTTGTTCCAAATTTGGGAACCCGATACACACCTTGACAGGTCGTCCTAATTTTTCGGAGTTTAAGCCAAATTCTGGGAGGCGGTGGTGGCCtgtaacgtttttttttttttttttcttttggcgcTAAAACATTAAATATTATGGCGCTAATAATTCTAGGTGGTTCCCGCCATTTACTTGCCCATATATTCTAGGGTTTCCGTTTCTTTGTCACTGCAAGTCACTCAGTAACCATTAGAGAGATGGCTCCTTCACGTCGTCTCAGCAATGGTAGATCTCCATTAGTAAACAAACAAAGTCAAATCACTGCCTTCTTCACTCCCGGTAAGTCTAATACTTCAGTTTCCCCTTCTTCTGCTCCTTCTGTTAAACAAAACTCTAAATCTACTCCGCCAAACCCTAAATCTATTCCCCCGAAACCTAAATCCAGTGATTCAAAGAAACCCCTTTTAGTAATTGGTTATGATGATCATCCATCTCCATCAACACCTGCTTCAAATCTAAGCAGCATTAAAACACCTGAATCTGGTAAGAGATTGTATGGAGAAAGTGTCGTACGGAAAAGAATTAGGGTTTACTGGCCTATAGATAAGCAATGGTATGATGGGTTTGTTAAATCATTTGATAGTCTGAGTGGTAAACATTTGATTCAGtatgatgattctgaagaagaggaattagatttagagaaagagaagatTGAATgggtagaagaagaaaaaaagactacATTTCGTCGCTTGAAAAGGAATTTGGcttctgaaaatgttgttttgGATGTTGTTGAAAAAGAGGAGGTGAAAAGTAGTTCTGGGAGGTCACCACGGGgtttgaagatggtggtggtggaggatgaCGAGGAGGAGGAAGGGGGAAGTGGAGGGGATGATTCAGAAGACGAGGATTGGGGAAAGaatgttgagaaagagataattGATGATGAAATGGAAGAGATGGATTTGGTGGAGGAGGAAGAGGTAAATGAGGAAGTAGAAAGTAAATCTAAGAGAGGGTGTAATTCAGAGCCTAGAAAGCGAAAGAAGTTGGAAACGGAGAAATTAGGTTCTGACAAGAAGTGCAAAACTGAGGGGAATATTGGTAAAGCTGTATCAAAGATATCTCAGACTGGGAATGCCAGTGGATTATTTGGGCTAGCAGTTAATCTGGAGAGTAAGTAATTTTTGGGGTATTTCATACCGCTAAAACTTAAAGTTACTGGGATGTTTTGATCAAATAGGGTAGTTTGCTTTAACTTTAGTTCATTTCCCGTATGTAACGCAGCACTTGTAATAGATTTGCGAATAATTTCAGTCGGCTCTAGGTGCATGCTTACTATCTGTTTGATAATTATTGGTCCTTCAAGAAGTTCTAAGATTGTTGTGAAGATTACTGCCCACTATAGGTGCTGGGTTCATTAAAAGTGATACCATTTTAGAAGCAGTGcgtgtttaattgaatattttactTAACAGAGATTAGAATCTTTCTTTTCTTACTAAAGTTTGAGAATGCTTACTGCAGGAGAGCATTTTACTCCAAACACGGAAAATGTTTTAACAGGTGATATTGCTGAGCGATTTGGCAACCGTGAAGTGGAAAAGTTTTGCTTCCTTGGGAAGTAAGTACTTTCTATAGTTATCCTTCATTCACCATCAGTCCTATTCCTAGGCACTCTAATTATGCATGCATTCATTTGTAGTGAGCTGGCACAGGTGTTGCAAAATTTATGATTTGGGAGTAATGATTACGGTCTTAATTTTCTTAATGCTGTACATGTCTGGGCATAAGAACCAGTTTCTCATGTAGCCATGTGGATTGTTTATTACTCAGAGATCGTAGGGATGCTAAAAGGAGACGTCCTGGAGATGTTGATTATGATCCAAACACTCTTTACTTGCCTCCTGATTTTGTTAACAATTTGACAGGTGGCCAGGTAATTGTTTTTTGAAGGGTCTTGTCAAGGATCTTGCAGATGTGCTTTATATGCTTTATTAATTTTTTGTTAAttgttcattttgtttttctgaaACTATAGAGGCAATGGTGGGAATTCAAGGCGAAGCATATGGACAAGGTCTTGTTTTTCAAGGTATGGCTTTAGTTCACACACCAAAAGCTTAGTAGTATCATCAAACTTTCTTTGCACTTAGAATTCAATTTACTAAACTTCATCATTTGTTGGAGCAGATGGGTAAATTCTACGAACTGTATGAAATGGATGCACATGTAGGAACAAAAGAACTTGATTTGCAATACATGAAGGTGTGCAGCAATTTTAAcaatttgtttttgttgtttcttttaatttCATAATTCCTGTTTGTTTTCAATCAACCCATGATACCTATAAGAATGAAATAATTAAATTCAATACACGTATATAGTCGGTGGTTCTGCAAATTACCCTTTATTTTTGTCAACTATTCTCGGAGCTAACATTTTAGGATGCGCTCCCATGATTAGGGAGAACAACCTCATTGTGGATTTCCAGAGAAGAATTTCTCAATGAATGCGGAAAAATTGGCTAGAAAGGTTGGGCAATAGACATACATTTATAATTTCACCATTTCATCTAAGAAGTATCATAATGCTTCAGATACCTCGTTTTAATCGTCATCATGCTCGAGCAGGGCTATCGGGTGCTGGTTGTAGAGCAGACAGAAACACCTGATCAGCTTGAATTACGTCGCAAGAAGGGTTCCAAAGATAAGGTTAGATTTTGGAATTTGTTGTATTTCTTTATCTTTTACAGAATTCAAATTCTGAGATAATGGATGCTGTAGTGTTTGATGCATAAGCACTCCTCAATGACTCACTAGCTCAATACTCATTCTTAATCATTTTAACCACTCTCTTGTGAACCTTCTTAGCTCTTATACTATCTGATGGAAATTTTATTGCTGAATATATAACTGTCTGACACATTTCTCATGTCTTTAAAGGTAGTAAAACGCGAAATATGTGCAGTCGTTACTAAGGGTACATTGACAGAGGGAGAAATGTTGACAATAAAGCctgatgcttcatacatgattTCAGTTACAGAAGGTTTCATTGCATCTGAGAACCAAAAGGATCTCTTAGTTATTGGTGTTTGTATTGTTGATGTTTCTACGAGCAGGTTTATGCTTGGGAAGGTACGCCAGAATGTCTTCCTCTCTGACCAATACTTACACAGGCATCATCAAGTTAATGATAGTTGCGCCTCTGGACTAAATATcctttttgttctgttttatttctGTTTCTCAAGTTCGCTGATGATTCAGAACGTAATTCACTGGGTTCCCTATTGTCTGAGTTAAGGCCCGTAGAAATCATAAAGCCTGCTAAACTTCTCAGTTCTGAAAGTGAGAAAGTTTTGTTGACACATACGAGAAGTCCTTTGGTCAATGAGTTAGTTCCACTCTTGGAGTTCTGGAGTGCTGAAAAAACAGTTGCCGAAGTCAGAAGTATATACAGACGTCACAAGGATCAACCTGTAACATCGAAGAAACATATAGAAGATTCCGATACTAATATTGAAGATGGTGGTTCAAATGATTTACCCAGTGTTCTCTCTGGGCTAGTGAATGATGGGGAGCGTGGAAGTTATGCAGTTTCTGCATTTGGTGGTTGCCTTTCCTATTTGCGAAAGGCTTTTCTGGATCAATCACTGCTTAAATGTGCTAAGTTTGAATTATTACCGTGCTCCCAATTTCGCGATATCCCTCAAAAACCTTATATGATTCTTGATGCAGCTGCAATTGAGAACCTGGAGTTATTTGAGAACACCAGAGATGGAAGTTCTACCGGGTAATCTTTACATACTGGTTGTTAAATTTATGTTACTTGAGAACACCAGAGATGGAAGTTCTACTGGGTaatctttacatacttgttaAATTTGTAAAATGAGTTCTTTTTTATATTGATTTTAAAATGATTTTATTGGTTAATAGGACACTATATGGTCAACTGAATCAATGTGTCACATCATTTGGGAAACGGATGTTGAAAAATTGGCTTGTGAGACCACTGTATTTGGCAGAGTCCATCAGGGAACGTCAGGATGCTGTAGCTGGTTGTAGAGTAAGTTATGCCTGCCTAAATTTTGTTATTTCTTCTAGTGAGCTCTTCCAGCCAGATACACCCCTGTGCTCACGTATAGTTTATTTTAGGAAGACTCCAGATTCTGTTTACTTTTCGTTGAAAGAGACCAAATCTAAACTTCTTGAACTGTTTATCCCTATGGTGTAAAAAATGTGATTAGATTTTAATCTTCACGATAGATGGAAATTCCTGATTGGTTTTCAGGTTACTTGTTTGTAATAACGACGATTAGTTTGTTTCCAGGGAGATGCTTTACCCCATGTGCTTGAATTCCGGAAAGAGTTGTCCAAGCTTCCAGATATGGAGCGATTGTTGGGACGCCTCTTTTCTAGGAGGTAAGATGTTCAAAAACAATTTGCATTTTTTTTAAGCTTAGCTTATCACTTTATAAGTCTTGTTGGTTTTAAAATTGACTAGTCTTTAATGATTTTAATGGAATACAGTGAAGCTAATGGAAGGAATGCGAATAAAGTGGTTCTTTATGAGGACGAAGCAAAGAGACAGCTTAAAGAGTTCATCTCTGCTTTACGCGGTTGTGAATTAATGACCTGTGCATGCTCTTCTCTTAGTGCAAAGTTAGATGATGTGGATTCTAGTTTGCTCAAGCGATTATTGACACCTGGTATAATGAGTTTCCTATCCTCAATATATATGTTGAGAATTTCACATCTAATACCCAGTTTACGTTTATAGGTAAAGATCTTCCTGACCTGAGTCAAGTTCTAAAGCATTTCAAGGAAGCCTTTGATTGGATAGAAGCTGATCAGTCGGGACGTATCATACCTCATGTTGGAGCTGATTCAGAATATGACTCTGCATGTGAAGTCGTTAAGGAAATCGAATCTAAACTGGAAAGACATCTAAAGGAGCAACAAAAAGTTATTCGGGATGCATCTGTAAGAATTCGCCTGAAGTTATAGTTCTTTTGCTTAGTTCTTAGTACTGTTATTTCTGGTTACTTGGCTTTAGATGAAAACTGACATCTTTCAACTTACTTTTACATAGATCAAGTACGTTATTGTTGGGAAAGACACATACCTTCTAGAAATACCTGAGAGTTTGCAAGGGCGAGTTCCTCAGAACTATGAATTACGATCTTCAAAAAAGGTACTCAAATGGTGTAATGATTATTTTATATACTGAAGTGGTGATAACACCGCGAAGATGTTCAAATTTTATTGAAGTGCATTAGGTTAAATATTCACTCCCTCCGTCCCTTATATACAGGCGGGATTTGGaaaatctcttagattaagaaattaTCTTGATTTCCTAATATCCATCTTTTTCTGTTTTAACCTTTGTCTCATTCTTAATGCAATTATCTATGTACAATAAATAAGGGCATATAATTAGAAAAAACCATCTTCGAATTGGAGTTCCGCCTTTATATAGGGGATGGAGGGAGTAAATAGAACATCATCCTCATACATAGAATGTGGCATTCAAGAAAGGCAATTACTCCTCAAATGGTAAACAACCTATCTAGGATTCTAGATAAAAGGTCAAAGCAATGCTtctattttgttacctgactaaACATTTGGGCTCCTGTCTTTGGGTAATGGATACTTTTATATCACtatattaaaattatttttcGTGTTGTTCTGTACAGTTGAATTGCACTCACTCTATTTGTTAAATGGCAGGGGGTTAGGAGGTATTGGACTCCTGATATTAAGAAGCTATTAGGGGAGCTTTCTCAAGCTGAATCTGAGAAGGAATctaaattgaaaagcattttgcaGAGGTTGATCGGATGTTTTTGTGAGCATCACATTAGGTGGAGGCAATTGGTCTCTGCAATTGCTGGTACGTAGATCATTTATCTTCATTAGACATGGCAGTGAGTTTGAAGTGTGCTAGTTTTTCATGGTAACCTTAAGGTGTTAGTACGAAAGCCTACCCGTACTAAATTGTATCAAGGGTTTCCAAGTGTTCAATTTGTTCTGCAGCAATCTGTATTATCTCGTTTTGTGAAATTGAGGTTTGGTTATACTTGCAGAATTGGATGTTCTGATCAGCTTGGCCATTGTTAGCGACTACTACGAAGGACCCACGTGTCGTCCAACTATCATAGATTCACCATCCTCTAGTGAAGTGCCACGGTTGTGCGCCAAAAGTTTAGGACATCCTGTCCGGACAAGTGACTCTCTAGGCAAAGGTGCATTTGTTCCCAATGATGTAAACCTTGGTGGTCCTGGATGTCCCAGCTTTATCTTACTCACTGGTCCCAACATGGGCGGGAAGTCAACTCTTATTCGTCAAGTTTGCATTGCCGTGATTTTGGCTCAGGTCttgttttttttctccttttcttttaagTTATTTCTGCCTATAGTCTCCCTGTTTCAACTGGCCCTCGTTTCTTCTTCTCAGCTAGGAGCAGACGTCCCTGCAGAGTATTTTGAAATATCCCCAGTTGATCGTATCTTTGTTCGGATGGGTGCAAAAGACCATATTATGTCAGGCCAGAGTACATTCTTAACTGAACTTTCAGAGACTGCATCAATGCTGGTAAGCTTTCAATTTGGGCCGTAGTACAAATGATTGGATAATGTCACTTGTACATTGATTTGGTTAATTTACAAAAGTTGCACAAGTCCGGCAGATTCACCACCTTAATGTAGGACATACTCAAAATTTTGCGCTCGTCTTATCCACATTTATATATTGAATGTATGCCCAGTTTGCCTTGTAGACCTATGGGGAAAACATAGATTAAAACAATAATAACGTGTAAACTAAAGTTAATATTAAATGTTTGAGTTCCGCATGGTAATGTCTATAATGTGATGTAATCTCAATTGATGATGCAGTCTTCTGCAACCAGTAAGTCATTGGTTGCGTTGGATGAACTCGGACGGGGTACATCGACTTCAGATGGGCAAGCCATTGCGTGAGTACATACAATCTTGGATATCTTTAGCTTTTGTTAAATTATAGTTTGTCACTTTCTTAAAATTTTCCTTTGAGGAACTCagctttttcatcttcttgctttctcTGGTTTCTTTAACAGAGAATCAGTTCTAGATCATTTTGTTCACAAAGTACATTGCCGAGGCTTGTTTTCTACTCACTATCACCGTTTGGCAGTAGACTACGAGAGAGATCCCCAGGTACACTTTTCGGTTTCTTTATTGACgaatcttgtttgtttcttaaaatgGTGTGATCACCTCAGCCATAAGACCTACAATCACCTGTGACCCTGTTTAAAACTTTATGAAATAACAGTGCTCTATCGTTATTGTTCCAGTTTGTGTAGCTGGTTTATTGGCATTCTTTGCTTAAATATTTTGTCTACAGGTGTCTTTGTGCCATATGGGATGTCGAGTTGGGAAGGAAAGCGGAGGTGTTGAAGAAGTTACATTTTTGTACAAACTGACACCTGGTGCATGTCCCAAGAGTTATGGTGTCAATGTTGCACGGCTAGCAGGTATGCAGTAGCTTCTTGTTCTTTACCCTTGGGAGGATCAAAAACCATTAAGACAACAGTTTTTCCACCATGGCCTTTATCAGATAATCTCCATGTTTTGGGTGAAAACTGTGCAGACACATTtgctatttattttttatttgaatgCTAATCTGAAAATGATTTATATTCTTCTTTCAGGTACTCCTGACTCTGTGCTGCAGAAAGCTGCAGCAATGTCTAAAGAGTTTGAGAAAGTATACGGGAAGAAAAAACTCAAGCCAACAGGGGAGTCATCAAGTTGCAACAAGGATGAAAACTTTGCATCCCTTATCAAAGAACTGGGCCACTTTCTAGCCAACTTCAGTTGCCCTGGAGATTCTGAGGTCAAGAAAATGCCTTTGCTGTGTGAACTTCAACAAACCGCACGGCGGTTGCTTTTGCAGGAACACTAGCTTCATGATGATTTCTCCTTCACTTAACAACTAATCCAGATTCATCTCCATTCGTGTAATTAACAAATAGATGGATAATTTTGTAGTGTTATTGGTTTTAAGTTCGCCAATTTTGGATTTGTAAAGGCTCTTTCAATCAATAGCCTAAGAATTCTGTTATTTTATATCAATTTACTGTATGTACATAAATGTACAAAGAAACACTAGATGTTGCAAGTTTGCAACTTCAGCCACTGCTAAATACGGCATCTTCTTTCGGATGACAATCGATACCGTGTTGTTTCAACTCGCAACGCTTTTTGGTATGGGCAAATAGTGCGTGCATGTGATCCCCAAGCAGTAGTGGAATCATGGAGCTCAATGGCTGAGCTGACTCTTGCTGAGTTTTAAAGTGGGACCTCCTTGAGACATACAGGAGGGTCCCACATTAAAGTGTGTCAGGAATATGTTGGATATGACAACATGGGCCCCCAGAAAAGATTACGAGTAGTTTGCGGAGAGAAGCTTACTTCGATAAGGAGGATGACATATGCGCTCGAGAACCAACAACACTAACGAAAAGACTCCCAATTATTGTTTGGCACGTGTAAGTGGTCCCCacgttacacacaatcaaaactAAAAGCCTGTGAGGAAAAAGAGATCGGTGGGACCCCGCAGAAAAGGCTTTTCTTTCCTTAAAATAATAAGGAGAGAAAGACAAATACATACAGCTGGATACCATAGAATATGAGagatcatctctttttctttgaaGTTTGGCCTTTTGCTTATTTGATCAGCAAGTGCGTTTTACGTTTGCTCTCCCATTCTCTCGTGTTTGTTTCCTCCTACGGAAGTGGAATTGTCGCTGTATGTAGgtctgttcatggtcggttttgattcggtttctagccaaaccaaaatcgaaaccaatactattggtttctaaaaatctaaaccaaaccaattcattaaccattggtttggtttccaaatggttccggTTGGTTTCGATTTGTCCCAGtgatttttggttaaccaataattatgtcaaaccaaaaaaaaaaaacacaaatttacagataaaaaaatcgtagttgccgatagtattggtttacacaaatttacagacaaaaaaaatacaaaaaatatcaaaaatagtTAAAGCttgctctaattctagagatcaaaagaagatatataatatatcttaatttagttattgacaaataaaaaagaaggaagacgggaagaaaaaaatcgagtagcagcggctgtagttgggggtggagaagggaggcgactgagagaaggagaaagagaaagagggagagtatcataatgaaatattagatttagggtttctatttatcctctaaatcaatgtgTAGAATCTACTACTTGTAAATTaatggtagaaactaagtttaaaaattaatcggttttctaatggtttttggttcggttttagaggtcaaaccaaaccaaaaccaacactatcggttttccactttctacaccgtaacctaTCCATTAgtaatggttcggtttggtttcttcctaattggtccggttccagcgaaaAATCGAAACCATGTTAAGCCCTAGCAGTATGGTTATAGTTCACGATGTAGATGCATCCTCCGATCCTCGTGTTTGTTTAAAATCATCCTGTATTCCGGTACTCATCTTTACCAATTTCATTTTATGTATCTCTATGTCTCAGGATGTAGATGCAGTAGAACCAGGATTTTGATGCACAAATCCCAAGTTAAATATTTTATGAGAAGTGGATAATGGGTAGTGGGTACCCCCTATTAGCCGTATGATAACGGGTCTAAATCTAACACTCTTGATCTAGCTGGAGGAATGTGGGCCAAGGTGGGGAGTGGGAGAGGAGGAGATTACAAGAATATTACGTGTTAGCTGCCCCCACCCGACAAATAAACCAGACAAATAAGATTTTCTTCATTAAATGTGgtttaaaacaaaattttgaaaaacaaataaaatattaaacgaGAATCCCGATGAAAACAACAAGAGGAGGAACGGTCATACCGCACGTGCCAAGTATCCGACCAGAGTCTTTGAGGGTATATACTAACTAGTCCGACTACATACATAGGGTTCTCTGACTT encodes:
- the LOC113346891 gene encoding DNA mismatch repair protein MSH6-like, with product MAPSRRLSNGRSPLVNKQSQITAFFTPGKSNTSVSPSSAPSVKQNSKSTPPNPKSIPPKPKSSDSKKPLLVIGYDDHPSPSTPASNLSSIKTPESGKRLYGESVVRKRIRVYWPIDKQWYDGFVKSFDSLSGKHLIQYDDSEEEELDLEKEKIEWVEEEKKTTFRRLKRNLASENVVLDVVEKEEVKSSSGRSPRGLKMVVVEDDEEEEGGSGGDDSEDEDWGKNVEKEIIDDEMEEMDLVEEEEVNEEVESKSKRGCNSEPRKRKKLETEKLGSDKKCKTEGNIGKAVSKISQTGNASGLFGLAVNLEREHFTPNTENVLTGDIAERFGNREVEKFCFLGKDRRDAKRRRPGDVDYDPNTLYLPPDFVNNLTGGQRQWWEFKAKHMDKVLFFKMGKFYELYEMDAHVGTKELDLQYMKGEQPHCGFPEKNFSMNAEKLARKGYRVLVVEQTETPDQLELRRKKGSKDKVVKREICAVVTKGTLTEGEMLTIKPDASYMISVTEGFIASENQKDLLVIGVCIVDVSTSRFMLGKFADDSERNSLGSLLSELRPVEIIKPAKLLSSESEKVLLTHTRSPLVNELVPLLEFWSAEKTVAEVRSIYRRHKDQPVTSKKHIEDSDTNIEDGGSNDLPSVLSGLVNDGERGSYAVSAFGGCLSYLRKAFLDQSLLKCAKFELLPCSQFRDIPQKPYMILDAAAIENLELFENTRDGSSTGTLYGQLNQCVTSFGKRMLKNWLVRPLYLAESIRERQDAVAGCRGDALPHVLEFRKELSKLPDMERLLGRLFSRSEANGRNANKVVLYEDEAKRQLKEFISALRGCELMTCACSSLSAKLDDVDSSLLKRLLTPGKDLPDLSQVLKHFKEAFDWIEADQSGRIIPHVGADSEYDSACEVVKEIESKLERHLKEQQKVIRDASIKYVIVGKDTYLLEIPESLQGRVPQNYELRSSKKGVRRYWTPDIKKLLGELSQAESEKESKLKSILQRLIGCFCEHHIRWRQLVSAIAELDVLISLAIVSDYYEGPTCRPTIIDSPSSSEVPRLCAKSLGHPVRTSDSLGKGAFVPNDVNLGGPGCPSFILLTGPNMGGKSTLIRQVCIAVILAQLGADVPAEYFEISPVDRIFVRMGAKDHIMSGQSTFLTELSETASMLSSATSKSLVALDELGRGTSTSDGQAIAESVLDHFVHKVHCRGLFSTHYHRLAVDYERDPQVSLCHMGCRVGKESGGVEEVTFLYKLTPGACPKSYGVNVARLAGTPDSVLQKAAAMSKEFEKVYGKKKLKPTGESSSCNKDENFASLIKELGHFLANFSCPGDSEVKKMPLLCELQQTARRLLLQEH